In Parasphingorhabdus halotolerans, a single window of DNA contains:
- a CDS encoding homoserine dehydrogenase, which produces MTTNPLQIALVGLGTVGTGVIKLINENGAMIAQRAGRSVEIVAVSARDKGRDRGVNLGKYQWIDDLGALATNPDVDCVVELIGGSDGTALELAKNSLNARKSFITANKAMIAHHGMELARLAEDHGVSLKYEAAVAGGVPVIKGLREGASANRIERVYGILNGTCNYILTTMEKHGRDFDTVLKDAQDLGYAEADPGFDIEGVDAAHKLAILAALSFGKAIDFEGVETAGIRSIMAADIGQAKALGYRIRLLGMARIDDDKLFQRVNPYLVPESHPLAHIDGSTNAVVAEGNFSGRLMFQGAGAGDGPTASSVVADLIDIARGENGTVFAVPASKMEKIERAESGNRTGKTYIRFIVADKPGVLAEITAAMRDASVSIESLIQTEKTAEGSVLISMVTHDSLERDVTNSLANLSSSTSLQGAPVVMHLLSDED; this is translated from the coding sequence ATGACGACCAACCCTCTTCAAATCGCATTGGTAGGCTTGGGCACAGTAGGCACTGGCGTAATCAAGCTCATTAATGAAAATGGCGCAATGATCGCGCAAAGAGCCGGCCGTTCGGTCGAGATAGTGGCGGTATCAGCCCGCGACAAAGGCCGCGATCGCGGTGTCAATCTTGGTAAGTATCAGTGGATAGACGATCTTGGCGCACTGGCGACCAATCCAGACGTTGATTGTGTGGTTGAGTTGATCGGCGGGTCCGACGGAACTGCTCTGGAACTGGCAAAGAACAGCCTCAATGCCAGAAAATCATTCATCACTGCCAATAAGGCGATGATTGCCCATCACGGTATGGAACTGGCGCGACTGGCAGAAGACCATGGTGTTTCTCTGAAATATGAAGCGGCTGTTGCGGGTGGTGTTCCGGTCATCAAAGGTCTGCGTGAAGGGGCCTCGGCCAACAGGATTGAGCGCGTTTACGGTATACTCAACGGCACTTGTAATTATATTCTTACAACGATGGAAAAACATGGTCGCGATTTCGACACGGTATTAAAAGACGCTCAGGATTTGGGTTACGCGGAAGCTGACCCCGGTTTTGATATTGAAGGCGTCGATGCAGCTCACAAACTGGCTATATTGGCGGCGCTTTCCTTTGGTAAAGCGATTGACTTCGAAGGCGTTGAAACCGCCGGTATAAGAAGCATAATGGCGGCGGATATCGGCCAGGCCAAGGCACTGGGCTACCGGATTCGTTTACTCGGCATGGCGCGAATTGATGACGACAAGCTGTTCCAGAGGGTCAATCCTTATCTGGTACCAGAAAGCCATCCTCTGGCCCATATCGATGGCTCGACGAACGCGGTCGTCGCAGAAGGCAATTTCTCCGGTCGGCTAATGTTCCAGGGCGCAGGCGCGGGCGATGGGCCGACAGCGTCATCGGTAGTCGCTGACCTGATCGATATCGCACGCGGCGAAAACGGGACAGTTTTTGCCGTACCCGCGAGTAAGATGGAAAAAATCGAACGCGCAGAAAGCGGTAATCGCACCGGCAAAACCTATATCCGTTTCATTGTGGCTGACAAACCGGGTGTATTGGCTGAAATCACTGCAGCCATGCGCGATGCCAGTGTTTCGATAGAAAGTCTGATTCAGACCGAGAAAACCGCCGAGGGTTCGGTGTTGATCTCTATGGTTACACATGACAGTCTCGAACGAGACGTCACCAACAGCCTTGCAAATCTATCCAGCTCCACCAGTTTGCAGGGTGCGCCGGTTGTTATGCACCTGCTTAGCGATGAGGATTAG
- a CDS encoding MotA/TolQ/ExbB proton channel family protein, which yields MLIEILAAAGEGAPQNAFGLMEALEQGGAIAWATFLILVAMSISSFYILFSKLFEQNKVMKQGNAMRATFWRAGSLKEGAAKLEKNSAYRQIVDDGIRAEEDHARLTDPVEAHDWLHGSLARSEGLINSKLASGLPWLATVGATSPFIGLFGTVIGIYRALIKIGIAGQASIDAVAGPVGEALIMTALGLAVAVPAVLAYNWLQGRNKRIAEDLSAFSNDVLGYISSDGGVKPVVATAAVKSAAPAKPAAPAAKK from the coding sequence ATGTTGATTGAAATATTAGCCGCTGCCGGAGAAGGCGCACCGCAAAACGCTTTCGGTCTGATGGAAGCACTGGAACAGGGCGGCGCGATTGCGTGGGCCACTTTCCTTATCCTTGTCGCAATGTCGATTTCGTCTTTCTATATCTTATTCTCGAAACTGTTCGAACAAAACAAGGTTATGAAACAAGGGAATGCAATGCGCGCGACATTTTGGCGCGCCGGTAGCCTTAAAGAGGGCGCTGCCAAGCTCGAAAAAAATAGCGCTTATCGCCAAATTGTCGATGACGGTATCCGTGCTGAAGAAGATCACGCTCGTCTGACAGATCCTGTTGAAGCCCATGACTGGTTGCACGGATCGCTGGCGCGTTCCGAAGGCTTGATCAATTCCAAGTTGGCTTCCGGCCTGCCTTGGCTGGCAACGGTTGGCGCTACCTCACCGTTTATCGGTTTGTTCGGTACGGTTATCGGTATCTATCGCGCACTGATTAAAATCGGTATCGCTGGCCAGGCATCGATTGATGCTGTTGCCGGTCCGGTGGGTGAAGCACTGATCATGACCGCACTTGGTCTGGCTGTGGCTGTTCCTGCCGTGCTTGCCTATAACTGGCTGCAGGGTCGCAACAAGAGAATCGCCGAAGACCTCAGCGCGTTTTCCAATGATGTTCTTGGATACATCTCTTCCGATGGCGGCGTGAAACCAGTTGTTGCTACTGCTGCGGTCAAGTCCGCTGCCCCTGCTAAACCAGCAGCACCAGCAGCGAAGAAATAA
- a CDS encoding energy transducer TonB, with the protein MAYADQQMSSSKIVSIALVVIIHVLLGYALVTGLAYNAVVKVASELDMIDIQEEEPPEEPEEPPPPPPDKPIEPPPVVSPPPIVAPVVAPRPVIRTVPTAPPPPRPVAAPPPPPPPPPPPPPPQRANPEPRGNPGNWANANDYPSRALREEREGTTRFTLTVGADGRVASCQVTGSSGHSDLDDAACKNLQRRGRFSPRLDSNGNPTTGTWSSAVRWQIPK; encoded by the coding sequence ATGGCTTATGCTGACCAACAGATGAGTTCTAGCAAGATCGTATCAATCGCTCTTGTTGTCATAATTCACGTGTTGCTTGGATATGCTCTGGTTACCGGCCTTGCTTATAACGCAGTGGTTAAGGTGGCATCGGAGCTCGATATGATCGATATCCAGGAAGAGGAACCGCCGGAAGAACCGGAGGAACCACCTCCACCTCCACCGGATAAACCGATTGAGCCACCGCCTGTGGTATCGCCGCCGCCAATCGTGGCGCCAGTGGTTGCGCCAAGGCCGGTGATACGCACGGTACCGACGGCACCGCCGCCGCCACGACCTGTAGCAGCGCCTCCGCCTCCGCCACCTCCGCCTCCGCCTCCGCCGCCGCCACAGCGTGCGAATCCGGAACCACGTGGCAATCCTGGGAACTGGGCGAACGCCAACGACTATCCATCACGTGCATTGCGTGAGGAACGTGAAGGTACCACACGGTTTACCCTAACAGTTGGTGCCGATGGACGGGTCGCGAGCTGTCAGGTAACGGGTTCTAGTGGTCATAGTGACCTCGACGATGCTGCATGTAAGAACTTGCAACGCCGTGGTCGGTTTAGTCCGAGGCTAGATTCTAATGGCAACCCGACGACCGGAACTTGGTCCAGCGCAGTTCGTTGGCAGATACCAAAATAG
- a CDS encoding ExbD/TolR family protein produces the protein MAMNVGDTGGKPVSDINTTPLVDVMLVLLIIFLIAVPVVIQTVELELPVLPFEVTTTKRENVLLAVTTTDSAGRDPGDPEYAGANPGGNCRVYWNTTPVDSTELVTRAVKQLEDQIEAFGGVENMKPEDMPEVHIRGDINTPYKCIGGAIYTMQRAGFAKVGFLSTPIVVDK, from the coding sequence ATGGCAATGAATGTTGGAGATACGGGAGGAAAACCGGTATCAGACATTAATACAACGCCTTTGGTGGACGTCATGCTGGTTTTGCTGATCATCTTTCTGATCGCGGTTCCAGTGGTTATTCAGACGGTGGAGTTGGAACTTCCTGTGCTGCCGTTCGAAGTGACCACAACCAAGCGAGAAAATGTTCTGCTGGCTGTTACAACCACAGATTCTGCTGGTCGTGATCCCGGTGATCCGGAATATGCAGGTGCAAATCCTGGCGGAAATTGCCGGGTATACTGGAACACTACGCCGGTGGATTCGACGGAGCTCGTCACACGGGCGGTCAAGCAACTTGAAGATCAGATCGAAGCCTTTGGCGGTGTGGAAAATATGAAGCCCGAAGATATGCCAGAAGTGCATATCCGCGGTGATATTAACACACCCTATAAATGCATTGGCGGCGCCATCTATACGATGCAACGCGCTGGCTTTGCTAAGGTAGGCTTCTTGTCCACTCCGATCGTTGTTGACAAATAG
- a CDS encoding ExbD/TolR family protein gives MAMSGGSDDGEPMMEMNTTPLIDVLLVLLIMFIITIPVQTHAVKIDLPVADDTPPPEDFIDPVKNRLGVTATNQIIWNDSPVTLNQVKQFLAQTKSMVPEPELQFQPDPLSAYLTVDRTLAVIKDSGVTKFGFVGNEQYGSFNKASRMPN, from the coding sequence ATGGCAATGAGTGGAGGTTCGGATGATGGCGAACCCATGATGGAAATGAACACGACGCCGCTAATCGACGTCCTACTTGTTCTTCTCATCATGTTCATCATCACAATTCCTGTTCAGACCCACGCGGTCAAGATCGATTTACCGGTTGCAGACGATACGCCGCCACCGGAAGATTTTATCGATCCGGTAAAGAACCGGCTTGGCGTTACGGCAACAAATCAGATCATCTGGAACGATAGCCCTGTGACGCTAAATCAGGTGAAGCAATTTCTGGCGCAGACCAAATCAATGGTCCCTGAGCCAGAGCTTCAGTTCCAGCCTGACCCGTTGAGCGCTTATCTGACGGTTGATCGCACGTTGGCGGTGATTAAAGATAGCGGCGTTACCAAATTTGGTTTCGTTGGAAATGAGCAATACGGAAGCTTTAATAAGGCTAGTAGAATGCCGAATTAG
- the recJ gene encoding single-stranded-DNA-specific exonuclease RecJ, producing MNAVLNVTQSLSGHSWQWRSTSADARDPGFQPDDLVTQLLLARGATRETLEINRDPTIRGFMPDPSVFQDMDKAAERISDAIAKQQKITVFGDYDVDGATSAALLIRLLRDLGLEAGYYIPDRLMEGYGPSGEALVKLGEQGSELVVTVDCGAMAYDALDMANKAGVEVIVVDHHKCAAELPKAMALVNPNRLDESDAGAEHGHLAAVGMAFLLGAAIVRTLRGRGYFENRSEPKLLELLDIVALGTVADVAQLRGLNRAFVAQGLKVLAGRQNIGLAALIDVSRLKRAPICSDLGFALGPRINAGGRVGKSDLGVRLLITQDPDEAQDIAAQLSHLNEERRAIEAYVLEEAEAMCAGQQNQAVAVISSKGWHPGVIGIVASRIKEKLNRPAIVIAEDEEGIGKGSGRSISGVDLGAAIIAAKDSGLLVAGGGHAMAAGITIETSKIDSFAEFLNERLSETVGKAQSGKALLLDAVLSPKGVNPLIIEAMDGAGPYGMGWPAPRIATGPVRIIKCDIVGKDHVRMIVSGDDGGSIKTIAFRAAETDLGQALLSAPRGKKLWIAGRAKIDDWGSRPAAEIHLEDAAWAE from the coding sequence ATGAACGCTGTCCTCAACGTCACACAATCCCTCTCTGGCCATTCATGGCAATGGCGAAGCACCAGCGCCGACGCGCGCGATCCCGGTTTCCAACCGGATGATCTGGTTACGCAGCTTCTGCTGGCACGCGGCGCGACACGCGAGACGCTGGAGATCAATCGCGATCCGACCATACGAGGTTTCATGCCGGACCCTTCCGTGTTTCAGGATATGGATAAAGCGGCAGAGCGCATATCCGATGCCATCGCGAAACAACAAAAAATAACTGTCTTCGGCGACTATGATGTCGATGGTGCAACCAGCGCGGCATTGCTCATTCGCCTGCTCCGCGATCTTGGCCTGGAAGCTGGCTATTATATCCCCGACCGGCTGATGGAAGGCTATGGCCCTTCCGGTGAAGCACTGGTCAAGCTGGGCGAACAGGGTTCTGAATTGGTGGTCACCGTGGATTGTGGCGCGATGGCCTATGATGCGCTCGATATGGCAAACAAGGCGGGCGTTGAAGTCATTGTGGTCGACCATCACAAATGTGCAGCCGAGCTTCCCAAGGCGATGGCATTGGTAAACCCCAACCGACTGGATGAGAGCGATGCAGGTGCCGAGCACGGCCATTTAGCCGCTGTTGGTATGGCATTTCTCCTCGGTGCCGCAATTGTCAGAACATTGCGAGGACGCGGCTATTTTGAGAACCGCAGCGAACCCAAATTGCTGGAGCTTCTTGATATCGTCGCACTGGGGACCGTGGCTGACGTCGCACAGTTACGTGGCCTGAACCGGGCCTTTGTGGCGCAGGGCCTGAAGGTTCTGGCTGGTCGGCAGAACATCGGCTTGGCGGCGTTGATCGACGTTAGCCGCCTCAAACGCGCGCCGATCTGCTCAGACCTCGGATTTGCGCTTGGTCCACGCATTAACGCTGGCGGCCGCGTTGGCAAATCCGATCTTGGCGTCCGCCTTTTGATAACGCAAGATCCAGACGAAGCCCAGGATATCGCAGCCCAGCTTAGCCATCTTAACGAGGAGCGCCGTGCCATCGAAGCCTATGTGCTCGAAGAAGCCGAAGCAATGTGCGCCGGACAGCAAAATCAGGCGGTTGCAGTGATCTCGTCAAAAGGCTGGCACCCCGGCGTCATCGGCATTGTCGCGAGCCGCATCAAAGAAAAGCTAAATCGCCCCGCAATCGTCATTGCGGAAGACGAAGAGGGTATTGGCAAAGGCTCCGGTCGCTCCATCTCCGGTGTGGACTTGGGCGCGGCAATAATCGCCGCCAAAGATAGCGGATTGTTGGTGGCAGGCGGCGGCCATGCTATGGCGGCGGGCATCACTATCGAAACATCAAAGATCGACTCCTTTGCCGAGTTTCTCAACGAACGATTATCCGAAACCGTCGGGAAAGCACAAAGCGGGAAAGCCTTGCTGCTGGATGCTGTCCTCTCCCCAAAAGGCGTCAACCCGCTGATTATCGAGGCGATGGACGGCGCTGGACCCTATGGCATGGGTTGGCCTGCCCCGCGTATCGCCACCGGACCAGTGCGGATCATCAAATGCGATATCGTCGGCAAAGACCATGTGCGGATGATCGTCTCGGGCGATGATGGCGGATCCATCAAAACCATCGCCTTTCGAGCGGCAGAAACCGATCTCGGCCAAGCCCTGCTCAGCGCGCCAAGAGGCAAAAAGCTGTGGATCGCCGGCCGGGCAAAAATTGACGATTGGGGCAGCCGGCCTGCCGCTGAAATCCATCTCGAAGACGCGGCGTGGGCAGAATGA
- a CDS encoding flavodoxin family protein: MKKLLIVYYSYTGGTRQMAEACFDAARGEDNCEPKMLQAEDCLPDDILAADGYIFATPENLAAIAGVMKAFFDRCYYPLLGRIEGRPYAAMICAGSDGENAKRQLERIATGWRLKKVIDTLVICTHAQTSEEILADKSIDESDLSSCRKLGATLAAGLAMGVF; encoded by the coding sequence ATGAAAAAACTGTTGATAGTTTATTATAGCTATACCGGTGGCACCCGGCAAATGGCAGAAGCGTGTTTTGATGCGGCTCGCGGGGAGGATAATTGCGAACCCAAAATGTTGCAGGCCGAAGATTGTCTGCCAGACGATATTCTCGCTGCCGATGGCTATATTTTTGCCACGCCGGAAAATCTGGCGGCGATTGCGGGCGTGATGAAGGCTTTTTTTGATCGTTGTTATTATCCGCTTTTGGGTAGGATTGAAGGACGGCCGTATGCAGCCATGATATGTGCCGGTTCGGATGGCGAAAATGCGAAGCGCCAACTGGAGAGGATTGCCACCGGCTGGCGTCTCAAAAAGGTCATTGATACGCTGGTGATTTGTACGCATGCGCAGACCAGCGAGGAAATCTTGGCAGACAAGTCAATTGACGAATCGGATTTGTCGTCGTGTCGTAAGTTAGGTGCAACCTTGGCGGCGGGTTTGGCGATGGGAGTGTTTTAA
- the glpX gene encoding class II fructose-bisphosphatase — protein MPQSSDILDRILVMEMVRVTEAAAISAANLIGRGDEKAADAAAVEAMREALNALPIDGTVVIGEGERDEAPMLFIGEKVGSEQDGGPQIDIALDPLEGTTITAKAGANALAVLAIAEKGNLLNAPDVYMEKLAVGPGYSEGIIDLDKSVTENVTAVAKEKGVAPADIIVCVLDRPRHEKIIAELRSIGCGIMLIPDGDVAGVIATTDEDTTVDMYMGSGGAPEGVLAAAALRCVGGQFKGRLLFRNDDERQRAYKWGIDDLDKIYDLTELAKGDVIFAATGVTHGSLLAGVKKLRSGKMTTESVVMRASSGTVRWVKSEHGKN, from the coding sequence ATGCCGCAATCAAGTGATATTTTAGATCGTATTCTCGTAATGGAGATGGTTCGTGTAACCGAGGCGGCGGCGATTTCTGCTGCCAATCTCATTGGACGGGGTGACGAAAAAGCGGCAGATGCCGCCGCTGTGGAAGCTATGCGGGAGGCGCTCAATGCCCTTCCGATTGATGGCACCGTAGTCATTGGTGAAGGCGAACGCGATGAAGCACCGATGTTGTTCATTGGTGAGAAAGTCGGTTCCGAACAAGATGGCGGGCCGCAGATCGATATTGCGCTTGATCCATTGGAAGGCACGACAATCACTGCAAAAGCTGGAGCAAATGCATTGGCCGTGCTGGCTATTGCGGAAAAAGGCAACCTGCTGAACGCCCCGGATGTCTACATGGAAAAGCTGGCAGTTGGCCCCGGCTATTCTGAAGGTATTATCGATCTTGATAAATCCGTGACCGAGAATGTCACTGCTGTTGCGAAGGAAAAAGGCGTTGCGCCGGCTGACATTATCGTTTGTGTGCTCGACCGCCCACGTCACGAGAAAATCATCGCTGAACTGCGCTCAATTGGCTGTGGCATCATGCTTATTCCAGACGGCGATGTTGCCGGCGTAATTGCCACAACAGACGAAGACACTACTGTTGATATGTACATGGGGTCCGGCGGGGCACCAGAAGGTGTTTTGGCAGCAGCAGCTTTGCGCTGCGTTGGCGGCCAGTTTAAAGGGCGGCTCCTGTTCCGCAATGACGACGAGCGTCAACGCGCCTATAAATGGGGTATTGACGATCTAGACAAGATTTATGACCTGACAGAACTCGCTAAAGGCGATGTGATTTTTGCCGCGACTGGCGTCACCCATGGTTCTTTACTGGCAGGCGTCAAGAAATTGCGCAGCGGCAAAATGACCACCGAAAGCGTGGTGATGCGGGCGTCATCCGGCACTGTTCGCTGGGTAAAGAGCGAACACGGTAAAAACTAA
- a CDS encoding alpha/beta hydrolase, with amino-acid sequence MGSRLSDMVKRVLRARVFIWLALPFFASGCITPVEYGDVRHIDYIDNARCQPEAKSDGTFIDQPYFVVTSRLPDCRTERVTLLNHRSDIIRYGRFAAPQEMAVTSAKGKTKNVTAIPFSLSNNQQWWDDLSREAQQHDGRILLYVHGFKETFFTSARDSAQISRLSGLDIPMVHYSWPSQGALLKYATDETNMYYNERQFRGFLTRLAQQPWTKEIILVAHSLGARLVIPAVEFVDRNSSSEDSSNISNIILASPDVDRQDFERDIAETVLTTRRVNNDRRITVYASAKDRALGASYNIHGYPRLGRPDCFDPFEAAALKEKGLPERCYASKTKYDTPPEKSGLTIIDTTEVSRGRTGHSDYLTSAAACTDFMAIINGERNRTTGREETRLSHVFALSPVPKDKRPDDSIVCRRDRN; translated from the coding sequence ATGGGCTCGCGCCTGTCAGATATGGTAAAGCGCGTGCTGAGGGCGCGAGTATTTATTTGGCTGGCGCTTCCCTTCTTCGCCTCTGGTTGCATAACGCCGGTCGAGTACGGCGATGTTCGGCACATCGACTATATTGACAACGCCCGGTGCCAACCAGAGGCGAAATCCGATGGCACTTTTATTGACCAACCCTATTTTGTCGTGACTAGCCGCCTCCCCGATTGCCGAACGGAGCGCGTTACCCTGCTCAATCATCGCAGCGATATTATTCGATATGGCCGATTTGCCGCTCCCCAGGAAATGGCAGTTACCAGCGCGAAAGGTAAAACCAAAAATGTAACAGCGATCCCGTTTTCGCTGAGTAACAACCAGCAATGGTGGGATGATCTGTCCCGAGAGGCACAGCAACATGATGGCCGGATATTGCTCTATGTCCATGGCTTCAAGGAAACATTTTTCACCAGCGCTCGCGATAGCGCTCAAATTTCCAGACTTTCCGGCCTCGATATCCCGATGGTGCACTATAGCTGGCCTTCGCAAGGCGCACTGTTGAAATATGCGACAGACGAAACCAACATGTATTATAACGAGCGCCAGTTTCGCGGTTTTCTAACGAGGCTAGCCCAACAACCCTGGACCAAAGAGATAATATTGGTCGCCCATTCCTTGGGCGCGCGTCTTGTAATTCCCGCAGTTGAATTTGTCGACCGCAACAGCAGCAGCGAAGATTCGAGCAATATTTCGAATATCATTCTCGCCTCTCCAGATGTCGATCGTCAGGATTTTGAACGTGATATTGCCGAGACAGTGCTGACAACGCGTCGCGTGAATAATGATCGCCGGATCACCGTTTATGCTTCAGCTAAAGACCGGGCATTGGGCGCTTCCTATAATATACATGGCTACCCCCGGCTGGGCAGACCCGATTGCTTCGATCCGTTCGAAGCGGCGGCGCTTAAGGAAAAAGGACTGCCGGAGCGGTGCTACGCATCGAAAACCAAATATGACACGCCCCCTGAAAAAAGTGGGCTGACAATTATTGATACAACCGAAGTCAGCCGTGGACGCACTGGTCATAGTGATTATCTGACCAGCGCGGCGGCTTGCACTGACTTTATGGCCATCATCAATGGCGAACGCAATCGCACGACGGGGCGCGAGGAAACACGCTTATCACATGTTTTTGCCTTAAGTCCTGTACCGAAAGATAAGCGCCCAGATGATAGCATTGTCTGCCGCAGGGATCGCAATTAG
- a CDS encoding tyrosine-type recombinase/integrase, with amino-acid sequence MSESGFRKTGLTAAWVKRAKPKDKPYKISDRDGLYLLIKPSGVRYWRMNYRFNNQQRTLSFGRWPELTLAEARERLIDARRLLADGIDPMEQAMLDKIAASVASANTFQTVAEEWLAKLEAEQKAPATLKKNRWLVSFAFPTLGKRPITQITPHEMLLVLRKIEARKHYETAKRVRSSCSQVFRYAIATARADRDICTDLRGALITPKVTHRAAIITPTEAGALLRTIDGYDGNYLTKIALQLLPHIFVRPGELRNAEWREFDLDKRVWTIPDYKMKMRRPHAVPLSDQALAILRKVEHDASLSPFLFPSLRSNDRPMSDNTLNAALRRLGYGQNEMTAHGFRAMAATLLNEMGIWNADAIERQLAHADNNGVRRAYARGQYWDERVRMMQHWSDYLDQLKSGATILRPKFGQSGS; translated from the coding sequence ATGTCAGAAAGTGGTTTCAGAAAAACTGGATTAACGGCAGCTTGGGTGAAACGCGCCAAGCCAAAGGACAAGCCTTACAAGATCAGCGACCGAGATGGGCTTTACCTTCTAATCAAGCCGAGCGGTGTCCGTTACTGGCGCATGAATTACCGCTTTAACAATCAACAGCGGACATTATCATTCGGCCGCTGGCCTGAACTTACGCTTGCGGAAGCACGCGAACGGCTCATCGATGCGCGGCGGCTTCTGGCCGACGGTATCGATCCAATGGAACAAGCCATGCTCGATAAGATCGCTGCCTCCGTTGCCTCAGCCAATACATTTCAAACCGTCGCCGAAGAATGGCTCGCCAAGCTGGAAGCTGAGCAAAAGGCACCGGCAACGCTCAAGAAAAATCGCTGGTTAGTTTCCTTCGCCTTCCCCACGCTTGGCAAACGGCCCATCACGCAGATCACGCCGCACGAAATGCTGCTAGTGCTGCGCAAGATTGAAGCACGCAAACATTATGAAACGGCAAAACGGGTGCGCAGCAGCTGCAGCCAAGTGTTTCGCTATGCCATCGCGACTGCGCGCGCCGACCGCGATATCTGCACCGACTTGCGCGGTGCGCTCATAACGCCAAAGGTCACCCACCGCGCCGCGATCATAACGCCGACGGAAGCAGGCGCATTGCTGCGGACTATTGACGGCTATGATGGCAATTACCTGACCAAAATTGCGCTGCAATTGCTGCCCCATATCTTCGTCCGCCCCGGCGAGCTTCGCAATGCGGAATGGCGCGAATTTGACTTGGATAAGCGCGTGTGGACCATCCCCGACTATAAGATGAAGATGCGGCGGCCCCATGCCGTGCCCTTGTCGGATCAGGCTCTGGCGATCCTTCGCAAGGTCGAACATGATGCCTCACTCAGCCCGTTCCTGTTTCCATCGCTGCGATCAAATGACCGCCCGATGTCGGACAATACGCTCAATGCCGCTCTGCGCCGCTTGGGCTATGGGCAAAATGAAATGACGGCGCACGGCTTCCGCGCCATGGCCGCTACCTTGCTCAACGAAATGGGCATCTGGAACGCCGATGCCATCGAACGCCAGCTCGCTCATGCCGACAATAATGGCGTGCGCCGCGCCTATGCACGCGGTCAATATTGGGATGAGCGCGTGCGCATGATGCAGCATTGGTCCGACTATCTCGATCAGCTCAAAAGCGGTGCCACTATCCTGAGGCCTAAATTCGGCCAAAGCGGGTCATAA